Part of the Limibacillus sp. genome is shown below.
AACCAACGATGGCGCCCCATACGTTGCCGGTTTTCTTCGAGGCGTAACCGATCACGATTTCCGGCCCGAAAGTCCAGTCGGCCCGCAGCTCCGACTTGGAGCCCGTTGGAAAGACCGTGTTGACCCCACCCATCAGCAGGAGACCGTTCTTGAAGGTCTTTCCGAATACGCTGTCGAGCGCGACGTTTCCGAACTGCACGGCGCCGTCGACGTTTCCGCTCGCGGTGACGAATGGTTGGCCGAAATCGACGGAGATCAACGGCCGAAACAGAAGGTTCCCGCGATAGGTCTCGAACGGCAGAACCGGTTGGATGTTCAACCTGAAAGAGCCGCGATGCGCGCCTGGCAAAGAGCCTCCGTTCTGCGTGACGTCCATGAAGGTGGTCAGCTGTAGGACTGGCGCGCTCGGGTTCGCGAGCTTGGAGGCAAGCTCTGAGCTCCCGCTCCCAGTCCTCTTTTGGGGTGCACGGAGGTCACCGACCGACTCGGTGTTGCACACGTCTTGATAGTTGTGCGGATGCTCCGCGTGGGGGTCGTCACAGTGGGGCGCCGGGGACTTGCCCTGCGCGCGCAAACTCTTCGACGCCTCGGGTGGATCGTCCTCGGCGAGGCTCGGGCTGGCCCACAGGGCCGTGGCGACCAGCACGGTCGGCAGATGAATGGCTCGCCAGCGGGCGGCAGGCTTCACGAGTGAGCGCTGGGCAAATCCTCTTCGCGTGAAATTCCGCACGTTGAGCCGATAATACGAACTCGTATCTCTCGCAACGAATTTCGGTATCCAGATCTTGCAAGCCGTCGAGTGGGCTCGCGTGCAATCGATGACCGGATTGGGGTTGACGAGGGTCGAGTTGATGGCGTTGAAGCAGAGCCCGCCCTCGAGGCTCACCTTGATGCGGTTGGTCCACTCGAAAGGGAAGAGGCTGGTGCCGAGTGTCAGGGCGTTGAACGGGATGAGGCCCGCGCCGACACGATGGCTGCGCGCTGGCCCCCACGTTCGCTTTCGACTCTAACCGAGCTACTCCAGCGTGTTCTTGTAGATCACGCCGTCCTTCATGATGACCTTCAGGTTGTTCTGGTCGGTCACGGCGCTCAAGTCTTCGAGCGGGTTGCCGTCAACCAACAGCAGATCGGCGTAGGCGCCCTCTTTGACGACACCGAGGTCGCCGTCCGGATAGGGGTTGCGGAGGCCGCTCATCTTGAAGAGCTCGCCGGCGGTGCTGGTCGCCATGCGCAGAATCTCGACGGGCTTATACCATTTCAGCAGCCGCTCCATCATCTTGGCCTGCTCCGCAAACACCTCCGGGGGTACGAAGAAGAGGTCGGTGCCATACGTGACTTTCAGCTTCGGGATCTTCTTTGCCGTGTCGTACACGAAGGCCGTGCCTTTGCAGACGATGGCCAACTTGGAGTTCGAGAAGTCGTCCAGCTGCGGCTCGTTGCAGACCGTGAACGGTTGGGTGCTCAGGAAGACCCCCTCTTTGGCCATCCGCTTCAGCGTCTTCTTGTCGAGCAACTGACCGTGGCCGACGTCCTTCACGCCCGCATCGATCGCCATGTTGATCGATTCAGGATGGTAGGAGTGAATCGTGACGTAGGTCCCCCAGTTCGCCGCCGCGTCGACGGCCGCCTTGACCTCGCCGTAGGTGTATTGGGTTCCGAGAAGTGGATCCGCCGGTGACGAGTAGCCGCCGCCGGCAGCGATTTTTATGTGCGATGCCCCGTGACGAAGGTTCTCTCGCGCGGCGGCGAGCACCTCGGGAACCCCATCAGCAAGCGTCGCGTGGCCTTGCTCGAATATCGCCTCGACCTTGCCGCCAAATCGCGGGTGCCTCTGATTGGGGAAGCGGAAGTCGCCATGGCCGGCGGTTTGGCTGATCATGGCTCCCGCAGGATAGATGCGCGGCCCCGCGACGCGCCCCTCGTCGATCGCCATCTTCAAGGGAAACGTGTCGCCGCCCATGTCGCGCACGGTGGTGAAACCACGCATCAGCATGGCTTCGGCGTCGCCGACGGAATGGATATAGCTGTAGCCGGGTGGGCCGACCATGAG
Proteins encoded:
- a CDS encoding amidohydrolase family protein; translated protein: MSAFATTTPRRAASVLALALASLAGTTAAQDSTPKSAILVRNVRVFDGVSDRLSQTTNILIEDNKVARISPDASAGGEATVIDGGGRAVMPGLADTHTHLAFASVPQMKLMVGPPGYSYIHSVGDAEAMLMRGFTTVRDMGGDTFPLKMAIDEGRVAGPRIYPAGAMISQTAGHGDFRFPNQRHPRFGGKVEAIFEQGHATLADGVPEVLAAARENLRHGASHIKIAAGGGYSSPADPLLGTQYTYGEVKAAVDAAANWGTYVTIHSYHPESINMAIDAGVKDVGHGQLLDKKTLKRMAKEGVFLSTQPFTVCNEPQLDDFSNSKLAIVCKGTAFVYDTAKKIPKLKVTYGTDLFFVPPEVFAEQAKMMERLLKWYKPVEILRMATSTAGELFKMSGLRNPYPDGDLGVVKEGAYADLLLVDGNPLEDLSAVTDQNNLKVIMKDGVIYKNTLE